A window from Hemicordylus capensis ecotype Gifberg chromosome 2, rHemCap1.1.pri, whole genome shotgun sequence encodes these proteins:
- the LOC128347724 gene encoding major histocompatibility complex class I-related gene protein-like isoform X3, translating into MPLCSSSHSLYLSHILVSEPIQGMPQFIAFAYVDDQLIGHYDSNRRRCLPDVPWMKKAEEEDASFWDWTTKRVKYSEMLFRGDLLILQKHYNHSRGLHTWQRVFGCEVSEEGRQRGYYRYAYDGRDFISLDRETLTWIATDTKAEMVKRKWEAEPSIFQGRRYFMEEECTKFLQKFLEYGKQTLLRTEQPIVKVNYDGLETLICHAHGFYPKEIDAVWRKDGEVWEHETFRGGVTPNSDGTYHTWLSVKVNPKDRSHYQCHVEHGSLTEPLVFCWEEPASVLLGVIVVSIFAILVAVLLMVGIVCYTLSDKEAKRNQDLNSTS; encoded by the exons atgccgttgt GCTCCTCATCACATTCCTTGTATTTATCGCACATTCTGGTGTCGGAACCCATCCAGGGCATGCCCCAATTCATTGCTTTTGCATATGTGGATGACCAGCTCATTGGCCACTATGACAGTAACAGGAGGAGGTGTCTCCCTGATGTACCCTGGATGAagaaggcggaggaggaggatgccagcTTCTGGGATTGGACCACAAAGAGAGTAAAGTATTCCGAGATGCTGTTTCGAGGAGATTTACTGATCCTGCAGAAACACTACAACCACAGCAGGG GGCTTCACACCTGGCAGCGCGTGTTTGGCTGTGAAGTCAGTGAAGAAGGACGCCAAAGAGGATATTATCGGTATGCCTATGATGGAAGGGACTTCATCAGCCTTGACAGGGAGACCCTCACTTGGATAGCAACTGATACGAAGGCCGAGATGGTCAAGAGGAAATGGGAGGCTGAACCTAGTATCTTTCAAGGGAGGAgatacttcatggaggaggaatGTACTAAGTTCCTGCAGAAATTCTTAGAGTATGGAAAGCAAACTCTGTTGAGGACAG AGCAGCCAATAGTGAAGGTTAACTATGATGGTCTGGAAACCCTCATCTGTCATGCCCATGGCTTCTATCCCAAGGAGATCGATGCCGTCTGGAGGAAGGATGGGGAGGTCTGGGAGCACGAGACCTTCCGTGGGGGTGTCACTCCCAACTCGGATGGGACCTACCACACCTGGCTCAGCGTCAAGGTCAATCCTAAAGACAGGAGCCACTACCAGTGCCACGTGGAACATGGCAGCTTGACGGAGCCCCTGGTCTTTTGCTGGGAGGAGCCTG CCTCCGTGCTGCTGGGAGTCATTGTGGTATCCATCTTCGCAATTCTGGTTGCTGTTCTGCTGATGGTTGGGATTGTTTGCTACA cattatCTGATAAGGAAGCCAAGAGAAACCAAGACTTGAACTCCACCTCCTGA
- the LOC128347724 gene encoding major histocompatibility complex class I-related gene protein-like isoform X1, with the protein MRRLPHWYFLHLGAAVLLVLQERGSSGSSSHSLYLSHILVSEPIQGMPQFIAFAYVDDQLIGHYDSNRRRCLPDVPWMKKAEEEDASFWDWTTKRVKYSEMLFRGDLLILQKHYNHSRGLHTWQRVFGCEVSEEGRQRGYYRYAYDGRDFISLDRETLTWIATDTKAEMVKRKWEAEPSIFQGRRYFMEEECTKFLQKFLEYGKQTLLRTEQPIVKVNYDGLETLICHAHGFYPKEIDAVWRKDGEVWEHETFRGGVTPNSDGTYHTWLSVKVNPKDRSHYQCHVEHGSLTEPLVFCWEEPASVLLGVIVVSIFAILVAVLLMVGIVCYTLSDKEAKRNQDLNSTS; encoded by the exons ATGAGGCGTCTACCGCACTGGTACTTCTTGCACCTGGGGGCAGCTGTCCTGCTAGTGCTGCAAGAGCGGGGCTCCTCTG GCTCCTCATCACATTCCTTGTATTTATCGCACATTCTGGTGTCGGAACCCATCCAGGGCATGCCCCAATTCATTGCTTTTGCATATGTGGATGACCAGCTCATTGGCCACTATGACAGTAACAGGAGGAGGTGTCTCCCTGATGTACCCTGGATGAagaaggcggaggaggaggatgccagcTTCTGGGATTGGACCACAAAGAGAGTAAAGTATTCCGAGATGCTGTTTCGAGGAGATTTACTGATCCTGCAGAAACACTACAACCACAGCAGGG GGCTTCACACCTGGCAGCGCGTGTTTGGCTGTGAAGTCAGTGAAGAAGGACGCCAAAGAGGATATTATCGGTATGCCTATGATGGAAGGGACTTCATCAGCCTTGACAGGGAGACCCTCACTTGGATAGCAACTGATACGAAGGCCGAGATGGTCAAGAGGAAATGGGAGGCTGAACCTAGTATCTTTCAAGGGAGGAgatacttcatggaggaggaatGTACTAAGTTCCTGCAGAAATTCTTAGAGTATGGAAAGCAAACTCTGTTGAGGACAG AGCAGCCAATAGTGAAGGTTAACTATGATGGTCTGGAAACCCTCATCTGTCATGCCCATGGCTTCTATCCCAAGGAGATCGATGCCGTCTGGAGGAAGGATGGGGAGGTCTGGGAGCACGAGACCTTCCGTGGGGGTGTCACTCCCAACTCGGATGGGACCTACCACACCTGGCTCAGCGTCAAGGTCAATCCTAAAGACAGGAGCCACTACCAGTGCCACGTGGAACATGGCAGCTTGACGGAGCCCCTGGTCTTTTGCTGGGAGGAGCCTG CCTCCGTGCTGCTGGGAGTCATTGTGGTATCCATCTTCGCAATTCTGGTTGCTGTTCTGCTGATGGTTGGGATTGTTTGCTACA cattatCTGATAAGGAAGCCAAGAGAAACCAAGACTTGAACTCCACCTCCTGA
- the LOC128347724 gene encoding major histocompatibility complex class I-related gene protein-like isoform X2, with amino-acid sequence MGASNMAVAGQRRRRRRRGEEVEEGSSSHSLYLSHILVSEPIQGMPQFIAFAYVDDQLIGHYDSNRRRCLPDVPWMKKAEEEDASFWDWTTKRVKYSEMLFRGDLLILQKHYNHSRGLHTWQRVFGCEVSEEGRQRGYYRYAYDGRDFISLDRETLTWIATDTKAEMVKRKWEAEPSIFQGRRYFMEEECTKFLQKFLEYGKQTLLRTEQPIVKVNYDGLETLICHAHGFYPKEIDAVWRKDGEVWEHETFRGGVTPNSDGTYHTWLSVKVNPKDRSHYQCHVEHGSLTEPLVFCWEEPASVLLGVIVVSIFAILVAVLLMVGIVCYTLSDKEAKRNQDLNSTS; translated from the exons ATGGGAGCAAGCAATATGGCAGTGGCCGGCCaaagaaggcggcggcggcggcgcggggAAGAAGTCGAAGAAG GCTCCTCATCACATTCCTTGTATTTATCGCACATTCTGGTGTCGGAACCCATCCAGGGCATGCCCCAATTCATTGCTTTTGCATATGTGGATGACCAGCTCATTGGCCACTATGACAGTAACAGGAGGAGGTGTCTCCCTGATGTACCCTGGATGAagaaggcggaggaggaggatgccagcTTCTGGGATTGGACCACAAAGAGAGTAAAGTATTCCGAGATGCTGTTTCGAGGAGATTTACTGATCCTGCAGAAACACTACAACCACAGCAGGG GGCTTCACACCTGGCAGCGCGTGTTTGGCTGTGAAGTCAGTGAAGAAGGACGCCAAAGAGGATATTATCGGTATGCCTATGATGGAAGGGACTTCATCAGCCTTGACAGGGAGACCCTCACTTGGATAGCAACTGATACGAAGGCCGAGATGGTCAAGAGGAAATGGGAGGCTGAACCTAGTATCTTTCAAGGGAGGAgatacttcatggaggaggaatGTACTAAGTTCCTGCAGAAATTCTTAGAGTATGGAAAGCAAACTCTGTTGAGGACAG AGCAGCCAATAGTGAAGGTTAACTATGATGGTCTGGAAACCCTCATCTGTCATGCCCATGGCTTCTATCCCAAGGAGATCGATGCCGTCTGGAGGAAGGATGGGGAGGTCTGGGAGCACGAGACCTTCCGTGGGGGTGTCACTCCCAACTCGGATGGGACCTACCACACCTGGCTCAGCGTCAAGGTCAATCCTAAAGACAGGAGCCACTACCAGTGCCACGTGGAACATGGCAGCTTGACGGAGCCCCTGGTCTTTTGCTGGGAGGAGCCTG CCTCCGTGCTGCTGGGAGTCATTGTGGTATCCATCTTCGCAATTCTGGTTGCTGTTCTGCTGATGGTTGGGATTGTTTGCTACA cattatCTGATAAGGAAGCCAAGAGAAACCAAGACTTGAACTCCACCTCCTGA
- the LOC128347722 gene encoding major histocompatibility complex class I-related gene protein-like isoform X2 — MRRLPDWCFLHLRAAVLLVLQERGSSGSSSHSLRVLYTLVSLPIEDMPKFFVVGFLDDQLIGHYDSNRRLCLPEMAWLKIEGHGDFWDWITWRIQDSEKRFWRDLATLQECYNQSRGLHTWQRLFGCEVSEDGRKTGYYRYAYDGRDFISLDTESVTWTEADIGAQVIKSKWEAEPLINQNRKHFMEEECIELLQEFWDYGKEALSKRESPIVKVTRKMDNASLEILTCRVHGFYPREIDAMWLKDREVWEHETLHGGVVPNSDGTYYTWLSTEVDPKERDCYQCHVEHDALQEPLTMAWEGPESGFQMRPLGTKWVAIVAAILLGAGIFLIYITSSEMEAKRIDDLLLTVPPESHCQPWTPRLILPLA, encoded by the exons gttccTCTTCACATTCCCTGCGTGTGCTTTACACACTGGTGTCACTGCCCATCGAGGACATGCCGAAGTTCTTTGTGGTGGGGTTTTTGGATGACCAGTTAATTGGTCACTATGATAGCAACAGGAGGTTGTGTCTGCCTGAAATGGCCTGGCTGAAGATAGAAGGGCATGGCGACTTCTGGGACTGGATCACATGGAGAATCCAGGACTCTGAGAAGAGGTTTTGGAGGGACCTGGCTACCCTACAGGAATGCTACAACCAGAGCAGAG GGCTTCACACCTGGCAGCGCTTGTTTGGCTGTGAAGTAAGTGAAGATGGGCGCAAAACAGGATATTATCGGTATGCCTATGATGGGAGGGACTTCATCAGCTTGGACACGGAGAGTGTCACCTGGACAGAGGCTGATATCGGGGCCCAAGTGATCAAGAGCAAGTGGGAGGCTGAGCCTCTTATCAACCAGAACAGGAaacacttcatggaggaggaatGCATTGAATTGCTGCAAGAATTCTGGGACTATGGGAAGGAAGCTTTGTCGAAGAGAG AGTCCCCAATAGTGAAGGTGACACGCAAGATGGACAATGCCAGCCTGGAAATCCTCACCTGTCGGGTCCATGGTTTTTATCCCAGAGAGATTGATGCCATGTGGCTGAAGGACAGAGAAGTCTGGGAGCATGAAACACTTCATGGGGGTGTTGTCCCCAACTCAGATGGGACATACTACACCTGGCTCAGTACTGAGGTTGACCCCAAGGAGAGGGACTGCTATCAGTGCCACGTGGAACACGATGCCCTGCAGGAGCCTCTGACCATGGCCTGGGAAGGACCTG AATCTGGGTTCCAGATGAGGCCTTTGGGAACCAAGTGGGTAGCCATTGTTGCCGCCATCCTCCTCGGGGCTGGAATCTTCTTAATCTATATCA CATCATCTGAGATGGAAGCCAAGAGAATCGATGACTTGCTGTTAACTGTACCtcctgagagccactgccagccctggACACCCCGCCTAATCCTGCCTCTGGCCTAG
- the LOC128347722 gene encoding major histocompatibility complex class I-related gene protein-like isoform X1, protein MRRLPDWCFLHLRAAVLLVLQERGSSGSSSHSLRVLYTLVSLPIEDMPKFFVVGFLDDQLIGHYDSNRRLCLPEMAWLKIEGHGDFWDWITWRIQDSEKRFWRDLATLQECYNQSRGLHTWQRLFGCEVSEDGRKTGYYRYAYDGRDFISLDTESVTWTEADIGAQVIKSKWEAEPLINQNRKHFMEEECIELLQEFWDYGKEALSKRESPIVKVTRKMDNASLEILTCRVHGFYPREIDAMWLKDREVWEHETLHGGVVPNSDGTYYTWLSTEVDPKERDCYQCHVEHDALQEPLTMAWEGPESGFQMRPLGTKWVAIVAAILLGAGIFLIYIKKQKRNRYPEASTSSEMEAKRIDDLLLTVPPESHCQPWTPRLILPLA, encoded by the exons gttccTCTTCACATTCCCTGCGTGTGCTTTACACACTGGTGTCACTGCCCATCGAGGACATGCCGAAGTTCTTTGTGGTGGGGTTTTTGGATGACCAGTTAATTGGTCACTATGATAGCAACAGGAGGTTGTGTCTGCCTGAAATGGCCTGGCTGAAGATAGAAGGGCATGGCGACTTCTGGGACTGGATCACATGGAGAATCCAGGACTCTGAGAAGAGGTTTTGGAGGGACCTGGCTACCCTACAGGAATGCTACAACCAGAGCAGAG GGCTTCACACCTGGCAGCGCTTGTTTGGCTGTGAAGTAAGTGAAGATGGGCGCAAAACAGGATATTATCGGTATGCCTATGATGGGAGGGACTTCATCAGCTTGGACACGGAGAGTGTCACCTGGACAGAGGCTGATATCGGGGCCCAAGTGATCAAGAGCAAGTGGGAGGCTGAGCCTCTTATCAACCAGAACAGGAaacacttcatggaggaggaatGCATTGAATTGCTGCAAGAATTCTGGGACTATGGGAAGGAAGCTTTGTCGAAGAGAG AGTCCCCAATAGTGAAGGTGACACGCAAGATGGACAATGCCAGCCTGGAAATCCTCACCTGTCGGGTCCATGGTTTTTATCCCAGAGAGATTGATGCCATGTGGCTGAAGGACAGAGAAGTCTGGGAGCATGAAACACTTCATGGGGGTGTTGTCCCCAACTCAGATGGGACATACTACACCTGGCTCAGTACTGAGGTTGACCCCAAGGAGAGGGACTGCTATCAGTGCCACGTGGAACACGATGCCCTGCAGGAGCCTCTGACCATGGCCTGGGAAGGACCTG AATCTGGGTTCCAGATGAGGCCTTTGGGAACCAAGTGGGTAGCCATTGTTGCCGCCATCCTCCTCGGGGCTGGAATCTTCTTAATCTATATCA AGAAGCAGAAAAGAAATCGTTACCCAGAAGCATCAA CATCATCTGAGATGGAAGCCAAGAGAATCGATGACTTGCTGTTAACTGTACCtcctgagagccactgccagccctggACACCCCGCCTAATCCTGCCTCTGGCCTAG